One window from the genome of Bradyrhizobium xenonodulans encodes:
- a CDS encoding DUF6418 domain-containing protein — translation MGALLWDSGALLELFLNASVTLLVFALIARISLSQPGLLLLSLLFCFVSSWRLVSVLYIDISGPIASEQLERSIGPGLASVPLAACQILVLLMLLVSFHPQRLKALAAASNFRMPNFLPSGRLDLFNLAFWIVLLFEVALWIEMLSRGSIPIVGKIERLDYSRQFGGFLHGRLMDWGPMLAFQLGLLFAAPVLRGARFDHRFGALFGGLMVYLLFVGHRFSSFFLYFSFFIMPLGCILLGRSKAAAFDHSAFFRMLRALWLPVAGLGALVLGALTYSYAVVRGGESGLLQAKLTQRLLVQQGEMWWMTYERVFLHGDWNARLAFIKLFLDPFNPNRNSTMQLLMELGLPIERTHDLIDSGIAYAGGWPEVLFELGGPVNGFLLTAISAIIFSEFLFLLMRCVVEERYATCFFLTPILYAVEINLASGMMNSFIQLTFMIKLGVAIFVYVLEDRWRARLMASISPGADQATVFEKEVTP, via the coding sequence GTGGGCGCACTGCTATGGGATTCCGGAGCGCTGCTCGAACTATTCCTCAACGCATCCGTCACGTTGCTTGTCTTTGCGCTCATTGCCCGGATCTCTCTGTCCCAGCCTGGGTTGCTTCTCCTCAGTCTCCTTTTCTGCTTTGTCAGTAGCTGGAGGCTCGTCTCGGTTCTCTATATTGACATATCCGGGCCGATCGCCTCCGAGCAACTGGAGAGGAGCATCGGTCCCGGGCTGGCGTCAGTGCCGCTGGCCGCCTGTCAGATCCTTGTCTTGCTGATGTTGCTGGTCTCCTTTCACCCGCAGCGTTTGAAGGCTCTCGCGGCCGCGTCCAACTTCAGAATGCCGAATTTTCTGCCGTCCGGTCGCCTCGACTTGTTCAATCTGGCGTTCTGGATCGTCCTCCTGTTCGAAGTTGCTCTCTGGATCGAGATGCTGAGCCGGGGGTCGATCCCGATTGTCGGTAAAATCGAACGGCTGGACTATTCGAGGCAGTTCGGGGGTTTTCTCCACGGACGCCTGATGGATTGGGGGCCGATGCTGGCTTTCCAGCTAGGCTTGCTTTTCGCGGCGCCGGTCCTGCGCGGCGCGCGCTTTGACCACCGATTTGGAGCGTTGTTCGGCGGCCTGATGGTTTACCTGCTCTTCGTCGGGCACAGGTTTTCGTCGTTCTTTCTGTATTTCTCGTTTTTCATCATGCCCTTGGGCTGCATTCTCCTGGGACGCAGCAAGGCAGCAGCGTTCGACCATTCGGCATTCTTCCGCATGCTGCGCGCTCTCTGGTTGCCGGTGGCCGGTCTTGGTGCGCTCGTTCTGGGCGCGCTGACATATTCTTACGCCGTCGTGCGTGGTGGGGAATCGGGATTGCTCCAAGCCAAACTCACTCAGCGGCTTCTGGTGCAGCAGGGTGAGATGTGGTGGATGACGTATGAGCGCGTCTTTCTGCACGGAGACTGGAACGCACGTCTGGCTTTCATCAAGCTTTTCCTCGATCCTTTTAATCCGAACCGCAATTCGACAATGCAACTGCTGATGGAGCTCGGTCTGCCGATCGAGCGTACGCATGACCTGATCGATTCAGGGATAGCCTACGCAGGCGGCTGGCCGGAGGTGTTGTTTGAACTCGGCGGACCGGTTAACGGATTTCTTTTAACTGCAATCTCGGCGATCATTTTTTCTGAGTTCTTGTTTTTGTTGATGCGCTGTGTCGTGGAGGAGCGATATGCTACTTGCTTTTTCCTGACGCCGATATTGTATGCGGTTGAAATCAACCTCGCGTCGGGAATGATGAATTCGTTTATCCAGCTGACCTTTATGATAAAATTGGGGGTGGCGATCTTCGTCTACGTCCTGGAAGATAGGTGGCGGGCGAGGTTGATGGCATCGATATCGCCTGGAGCGGATCAGGCGACGGTATTCGAGAAGGAAGTCACGCCATGA
- a CDS encoding phytanoyl-CoA dioxygenase family protein, whose amino-acid sequence MSRALWQVNRSPLRWAVKTGVNTWHYGAKRQRKQALNQLHVDAAQAAAAADLNRDGYAVVSDLIDPSLLQQLAASGDAKLSEIDAAAEQQAGYWKKFLVHLLDSEMVDGKLAADNLFVRYALQPGVVNVVASALGEVPWLDYVMLSYSRHTGQALASSQLWHRDHDDVRVVKFYTYLTDVQEDADGPFTFLPRQSTDRFGYPLLGSHFKDEEVFEKVSRQDVKVMKAPRLVSFMIDTSHCLHMGSRIAPGHGRLMYTATFFAFPRMFPWGDRPFRATRDTSELHKMILGLG is encoded by the coding sequence ATGTCCAGAGCACTTTGGCAGGTAAACCGTTCGCCGTTGCGATGGGCGGTAAAGACCGGCGTCAACACCTGGCATTACGGCGCCAAACGGCAGCGCAAGCAGGCCTTGAACCAACTGCACGTGGACGCGGCGCAAGCTGCCGCGGCGGCTGACTTGAATCGCGACGGTTATGCCGTCGTCAGCGATCTGATCGACCCCTCGCTGCTTCAGCAGCTTGCCGCATCGGGCGATGCGAAGCTGTCGGAAATAGACGCCGCCGCCGAGCAGCAGGCCGGATACTGGAAGAAGTTCCTTGTCCACCTGCTCGACTCCGAGATGGTCGATGGAAAGCTCGCCGCAGACAATCTGTTCGTGCGATACGCCCTGCAGCCGGGTGTGGTGAACGTCGTTGCCAGCGCGCTCGGAGAAGTTCCCTGGCTCGACTATGTCATGCTGTCGTATTCTCGACACACCGGGCAGGCGCTCGCGTCATCGCAGCTGTGGCATCGTGATCATGATGACGTCCGGGTGGTGAAGTTCTACACCTATCTCACCGACGTGCAGGAGGATGCAGACGGTCCCTTCACGTTTCTGCCCCGGCAATCGACCGACCGATTTGGCTATCCGTTGCTTGGAAGCCATTTCAAGGACGAGGAAGTCTTCGAGAAAGTTTCGCGCCAAGACGTGAAGGTGATGAAGGCGCCTCGTCTTGTTTCTTTCATGATCGATACCAGCCATTGTCTGCACATGGGCAGCCGGATCGCTCCCGGTCATGGCCGGCTAATGTACACTGCGACCTTCTTTGCTTTTCCTCGGATGTTTCCCTGGGGCGATCGGCCGTTCCGCGCAACCCGGGACACCTCCGAACTGCACAAGATGATCCTGGGGCTTGGTTGA
- a CDS encoding lipopolysaccharide biosynthesis protein encodes MLRRFLHNTAISAVAFGLAGLLGLFSVGLIAKFYGLAGLGLIALARAFLPSGFLSLIDFGVSETTTQMVARGRLGDWVAASERVSFLTAVAAVTGLVSSVALWFAATDLAILLKVAAEEAPAFVSVLKVTALITPLAFVGLVVEGALKGFEEYGWLRLTEVGGSLLYVAAIYLAASHNLSFEWIAYAYLATMVVKYLVLALIVATAARRTSLRFVSWTRETRDDLVYRGWLMFNARIGGILQQPVIPLAIGALYGPAQVGAYDLLMRLPRFLKTVLSPLFSAILPISAHIDERTDVRRLQLLGRNSLVLPAAVVIPIVVVMALYSKEILKVWIGPQGSEQWPWLALALIVPAAQVMVGAGQMALLVKADYLRFANRYLYSQVMVQYVATAITLHWFQERAFILGWVFSYVTLTPVSAHRMLRFMELPSSLLWQHLARQALVAAILAALVLAYKTYVPPQSLAALIVAGATGCVAAWALSLMLILSRSDRAMFGKFARAMTHH; translated from the coding sequence GTGCTGCGTAGATTCTTACATAACACCGCGATTTCCGCTGTCGCCTTCGGCCTGGCAGGCTTGCTGGGGCTGTTCTCGGTCGGACTGATCGCGAAATTCTACGGGCTTGCCGGGCTTGGCCTCATTGCACTGGCACGCGCGTTCCTGCCGAGCGGTTTTCTGTCCCTGATCGATTTCGGTGTCTCCGAGACCACAACGCAGATGGTCGCCCGCGGGCGCCTCGGGGATTGGGTGGCGGCGAGCGAGAGAGTTTCGTTCCTGACCGCGGTTGCCGCCGTCACCGGTCTGGTGTCAAGTGTCGCGCTGTGGTTTGCGGCGACCGATCTCGCAATCCTGCTCAAGGTTGCGGCAGAGGAGGCACCGGCCTTCGTTTCGGTCCTGAAGGTCACGGCGCTGATCACGCCGCTGGCATTCGTCGGCCTAGTGGTGGAAGGCGCCCTGAAGGGATTCGAAGAGTATGGCTGGTTGCGGCTGACCGAGGTGGGTGGAAGCCTCCTCTATGTCGCCGCGATCTATTTAGCGGCCTCGCACAATCTCTCCTTCGAGTGGATCGCTTACGCCTATCTCGCCACCATGGTCGTCAAATATCTTGTGCTCGCGCTCATTGTCGCGACAGCCGCGAGGCGCACTTCGCTCCGCTTCGTTTCGTGGACCCGCGAGACGCGCGACGACCTCGTCTACCGCGGCTGGCTGATGTTCAACGCCCGTATCGGCGGCATCCTGCAGCAGCCCGTCATTCCGCTCGCAATCGGTGCGCTGTACGGACCCGCGCAGGTCGGTGCCTACGATCTGTTGATGCGTCTGCCGCGCTTCCTGAAGACGGTGTTGAGTCCGTTGTTCTCTGCGATCCTTCCGATCTCGGCGCATATCGATGAGAGGACCGACGTTCGCCGGCTACAGCTGTTGGGACGCAATAGCCTCGTGCTGCCTGCCGCCGTCGTCATTCCGATCGTGGTGGTGATGGCGCTGTACTCGAAAGAGATATTGAAGGTGTGGATTGGACCGCAGGGCAGCGAGCAATGGCCGTGGCTCGCGCTCGCGCTGATTGTGCCTGCTGCTCAGGTCATGGTCGGGGCCGGACAGATGGCGCTGTTGGTGAAGGCCGACTACCTGCGCTTTGCAAATCGATACCTCTATTCGCAGGTGATGGTGCAATATGTGGCGACCGCGATCACATTGCATTGGTTTCAGGAGCGCGCGTTCATCCTCGGTTGGGTGTTCTCTTATGTGACGCTGACGCCCGTGTCCGCACATCGCATGCTCAGGTTCATGGAACTGCCGAGCTCGCTGCTCTGGCAGCACCTCGCTCGGCAGGCGCTGGTGGCTGCGATCCTTGCGGCACTGGTGCTTGCCTACAAGACATATGTGCCGCCTCAGAGCTTGGCCGCGCTGATCGTTGCGGGCGCAACGGGGTGCGTCGCAGCGTGGGCGCTGAGCCTCATGCTGATTCTGTCCCGCAGCGATCGCGCCATGTTCGGCAAGTTCGCCCGCGCCATGACCCACCATTAG
- a CDS encoding SDR family NAD(P)-dependent oxidoreductase translates to MEQQRAIVITGASRGLGFELLDLLVGVGARPIAIGRGLDPRHAAAVANSACIFLAADLSVLESLEQIDLAGALPQTADEIVLISNAGVVEPIGTLGTIDGASLAAAFAVNALAPAILARKLLAATGAQKTRLRILNISTGAARRPLPGLAAYCASKAAAAMILDCLGKERSDIAIEHIDPGVLDTDMQTTLRSADDQALPVRQLFASFESEAKLRHPRDVAREILTRASLL, encoded by the coding sequence ATGGAGCAACAGCGCGCAATCGTCATCACCGGGGCTTCGCGTGGGCTCGGCTTCGAGCTGCTCGATCTCCTCGTTGGGGTTGGCGCAAGACCGATCGCGATAGGCCGGGGTCTGGACCCGCGCCACGCGGCGGCCGTAGCCAACAGCGCCTGCATTTTCCTGGCTGCTGATCTTTCCGTGTTGGAGAGCCTCGAGCAGATCGACCTTGCCGGCGCGTTGCCTCAAACCGCCGATGAGATCGTCCTGATCAGCAATGCCGGCGTGGTTGAGCCAATCGGCACGCTCGGCACCATCGATGGCGCGTCGCTTGCCGCGGCGTTCGCGGTCAATGCTCTGGCCCCGGCGATTCTCGCACGCAAGCTTCTCGCGGCGACCGGCGCGCAAAAGACACGGCTGCGCATTCTCAATATCAGCACGGGAGCCGCGCGCCGCCCGCTGCCGGGACTTGCCGCATACTGCGCCAGCAAGGCGGCAGCCGCGATGATCCTTGATTGCCTGGGCAAGGAACGATCCGACATCGCCATCGAGCATATCGATCCGGGCGTCCTCGACACTGACATGCAAACGACGCTGCGGAGCGCCGACGATCAGGCCTTGCCGGTCCGGCAACTGTTTGCGAGCTTCGAGAGCGAGGCAAAACTTCGACATCCTCGCGACGTTGCCCGCGAGATCCTCACGCGAGCCAGCCTGCTATGA
- a CDS encoding metallophosphoesterase family protein has translation MKIAVLADIHGNAGALRAALIEARKRGVEHLVVLGDLIGYYYAARDVLEQLREWPFVAIRGNHERMLAEALKNDGAMQTYRERYGSALDVAATTLQPQDIDWLIGLPDRTSIHLGEMALELCHGSPRDPDEYVYPDAKAATLEACRVAGADLVLMGHTHYPMLAAGERPLLLNPGSVGQARDRGGFACWCRIDTDTRVVVLERTPYDTRALIDEARRRDGHLPYLADVLERGYPAAARTS, from the coding sequence ATGAAGATCGCCGTGCTCGCGGACATCCATGGTAATGCCGGGGCTCTGCGCGCTGCCCTCATCGAGGCGCGCAAGAGAGGCGTCGAGCATCTGGTCGTGCTCGGCGATCTCATCGGCTACTACTATGCCGCGCGCGACGTGCTTGAACAATTGAGGGAGTGGCCCTTCGTCGCGATCCGGGGCAACCATGAGCGGATGCTCGCCGAAGCTCTCAAGAATGATGGGGCCATGCAGACGTATCGCGAACGGTATGGCAGCGCGCTGGACGTGGCCGCGACGACGCTTCAGCCGCAGGACATCGATTGGCTGATCGGCCTGCCCGACCGGACAAGCATTCATCTCGGCGAAATGGCGCTGGAGCTGTGCCATGGCTCGCCGCGCGATCCCGATGAGTATGTCTATCCCGACGCGAAGGCGGCCACGCTGGAAGCTTGCCGGGTCGCCGGGGCCGATCTCGTGCTGATGGGACACACTCACTATCCCATGCTTGCCGCCGGCGAGCGCCCTCTGCTGCTCAATCCAGGCTCGGTGGGGCAGGCCCGCGACCGCGGTGGATTTGCCTGCTGGTGCCGCATCGACACCGACACGCGTGTCGTGGTGCTGGAGCGAACCCCCTATGATACGCGCGCACTCATCGATGAAGCACGACGGCGCGACGGGCACCTCCCCTACCTCGCGGATGTGCTCGAACGAGGCTATCCCGCAGCCGCCCGCACAAGCTGA
- a CDS encoding ATP-grasp domain-containing protein: MIYDTMLITGCAGDIALALARIAREAGAVRRLIGCDIHADHAGPAFFDACEVAPRANVAAYLEALERIVRTHGVDVIVPMSEAELTVLLAAGHLGAFAGVPVLAANRLAVETGLDKHATFNRLAAHGLGVPWTRVVGEAPPLTLPCILKRRRGQGSKDLRLVNTEADVEVAGQTRAGDLWQELLLPDDQEYTCGLYRSRAGETRMIALRRRLQGGLTGTAVVADSAPFSPLLHGIADALHLNGSVNVQLRLTADGPKVFEINPRFSSTVRFRDKLGFRDFIWSLLDLRGLAIGDYRAPTPGIRMYRCADEVIIG; encoded by the coding sequence ATGATTTACGACACCATGCTGATCACGGGATGCGCAGGCGATATCGCGCTGGCGCTGGCCCGTATCGCGCGGGAAGCGGGCGCAGTGCGCCGGCTGATCGGCTGCGACATTCATGCCGACCACGCAGGTCCTGCCTTCTTCGATGCGTGCGAGGTGGCTCCGCGTGCAAACGTTGCTGCGTATCTCGAAGCACTCGAACGAATCGTCAGGACGCACGGCGTCGACGTAATCGTGCCGATGTCGGAAGCGGAGCTTACCGTGCTGCTCGCCGCCGGGCACTTGGGCGCTTTCGCCGGCGTGCCGGTCCTCGCCGCAAACCGGCTCGCCGTCGAGACTGGTCTCGACAAGCATGCGACGTTCAATCGACTTGCCGCACACGGACTTGGGGTGCCCTGGACCCGTGTCGTCGGGGAGGCGCCGCCGCTCACCCTGCCCTGCATCCTCAAGCGTCGGCGCGGCCAGGGCAGCAAGGATCTGCGCCTCGTCAACACCGAGGCGGACGTCGAGGTCGCCGGGCAGACGCGGGCCGGCGACCTGTGGCAGGAGTTGCTGCTGCCCGACGACCAGGAATACACCTGCGGCTTGTACCGCAGCCGTGCCGGGGAAACCCGCATGATCGCACTCCGTCGCCGGTTGCAAGGCGGGCTCACCGGCACGGCCGTGGTGGCCGACAGCGCACCGTTCAGCCCCCTGCTGCACGGAATAGCGGACGCGCTTCACCTCAATGGTTCGGTTAACGTACAGCTGCGACTGACGGCCGACGGCCCGAAAGTGTTTGAGATCAACCCGCGCTTTTCGAGCACGGTCCGCTTCCGTGACAAGCTGGGCTTTCGCGACTTCATCTGGTCGTTGCTGGATTTACGTGGGCTTGCCATCGGGGACTATCGTGCGCCCACTCCCGGCATACGAATGTATCGCTGCGCCGATGAAGTCATCATCGGCTGA
- a CDS encoding class I SAM-dependent methyltransferase: MQKYRCVPSVYGHSAEPMPSIEEIEQHYRESYYQDPTGQYSKTYERVELDYFDDRANVALDFSALHGVTKGNVLDLGCGEGFVLKSARRRGFNVYGVDHSLVGIERQNRDLIDSDPSHFVAGDIGSRRHFEGVAFDLVYCKNVIEHVIDPDSIMTRIASYLAPGGVAIIEVPNDFSELHSIIFGDTSKEELSIFVPPVHLHYFTTKTLPELGRRNGFSVLDGFGDYPIDHLLMEDAFNYYKDKKLGPSAHSLRRKFFRYASRIDVDARLGLFRSIFTAGLGRDICIVVQR, encoded by the coding sequence ATGCAGAAATATCGATGCGTCCCCTCCGTGTATGGTCACTCGGCCGAGCCGATGCCGAGCATCGAGGAGATCGAGCAACACTATCGCGAGTCCTATTATCAAGACCCGACCGGGCAATACAGCAAGACGTATGAGAGAGTGGAACTCGACTATTTCGACGATCGAGCGAACGTCGCGCTCGACTTCTCAGCGCTTCACGGTGTCACCAAGGGAAATGTGCTTGATCTCGGCTGCGGGGAGGGGTTTGTCCTGAAGTCGGCGCGGCGACGCGGCTTCAATGTCTACGGTGTGGACCACTCCTTGGTCGGCATTGAACGGCAAAATCGCGATCTGATCGACAGCGATCCCAGCCATTTTGTCGCCGGGGACATCGGATCCCGGCGTCATTTCGAAGGCGTCGCGTTTGATCTGGTTTATTGCAAGAACGTCATCGAGCACGTCATCGATCCGGACAGCATCATGACGCGCATTGCGTCTTACCTGGCTCCCGGAGGGGTAGCGATCATCGAAGTTCCCAATGATTTCTCAGAGCTTCATTCGATCATATTCGGCGATACCAGCAAGGAAGAGCTTTCCATCTTCGTGCCGCCGGTGCACCTGCACTATTTCACGACGAAGACGCTTCCCGAGCTTGGGCGGCGCAACGGTTTTTCCGTCCTTGACGGCTTCGGCGATTACCCCATCGACCATCTGTTGATGGAGGATGCGTTCAATTACTACAAGGATAAGAAGCTTGGTCCTTCGGCGCATTCGTTGCGGCGAAAGTTTTTCCGTTATGCAAGCAGGATCGACGTCGACGCCAGGCTCGGGTTGTTCAGGTCGATATTCACGGCGGGACTGGGTAGGGATATTTGTATCGTCGTGCAGCGCTGA